One stretch of Spiroplasma mirum ATCC 29335 DNA includes these proteins:
- the ftsY gene encoding signal recognition particle-docking protein FtsY: MGFFQKLKANREEKKQIKLEKALKKTRLSFSTDIKKLASKYKEYDDNYLEELENILIASDMGMNMVLRITDEIRKKVKKGWSIEETNNYLVEVIMDLYNDPKLCQNKLNIEEERLNVILMVGVNGSGKTTTIAKLTKNFLDQGKRVLLVAGDTFRAGAVEQLNQWAVRLHTEIVKPAKEGQDPASVIYDGIAKAKAGKYDFLIIDTAGRLQNKVNLMNELNKITRIIKREIPSAPHETLLVIDGVTGQNGISQAKKFSEVTDVSGIVLTKMDGTAKGGVVLAIKDQLNIPVKLIGLGEQPEDLQEFDIEQYIYNLTKDLFESETTPVG; the protein is encoded by the coding sequence ATGGGTTTTTTTCAAAAACTAAAAGCAAACCGGGAAGAAAAAAAACAAATTAAGCTAGAAAAAGCTTTAAAAAAAACACGACTTTCATTTTCAACGGACATTAAAAAACTAGCTAGTAAATATAAAGAATATGATGATAATTATTTAGAAGAATTAGAGAATATTTTAATTGCTAGTGATATGGGAATGAACATGGTTTTACGAATTACCGATGAAATTCGTAAAAAAGTTAAAAAAGGATGGTCAATTGAAGAAACCAATAATTATTTAGTAGAAGTAATTATGGATTTATACAACGACCCAAAGTTGTGTCAAAACAAGTTAAATATTGAAGAGGAAAGATTAAATGTAATTTTAATGGTTGGTGTTAATGGTAGTGGTAAAACAACAACAATTGCTAAATTAACTAAAAATTTTTTAGACCAGGGCAAAAGGGTTTTATTAGTAGCGGGTGATACTTTCCGGGCAGGGGCTGTTGAGCAACTAAACCAATGAGCAGTCCGGTTACATACTGAAATTGTGAAACCAGCTAAAGAAGGACAAGATCCAGCTAGTGTTATTTATGATGGAATTGCCAAAGCAAAAGCAGGGAAGTATGACTTTTTAATAATTGATACTGCAGGAAGACTTCAAAATAAAGTTAACTTGATGAATGAACTAAATAAAATTACCCGAATTATTAAAAGAGAAATTCCAAGTGCCCCCCACGAAACTTTATTAGTTATTGATGGAGTAACTGGTCAAAATGGTATTTCCCAAGCCAAAAAGTTTTCCGAGGTAACAGATGTTAGTGGGATTGTATTAACAAAAATGGATGGTACAGCCAAGGGGGGCGTAGTCTTAGCAATCAAGGATCAACTAAATATTCCTGTAAAATTAATTGGCCTTGGTGAACAACCAGAAGATTTACAAGAATTTGATATTGAACAATATATTTATAATTTAACAAAAGATTTATTTGAAAGTGAAACCACCCCAGTAGGATAA
- the ylxM gene encoding YlxM family DNA-binding protein yields the protein MKDLERTNYLIDLYEIYSSLLTPKQITYFKLYFFEDYSLSEISEMQVVSRNAVYDSLLKISKTLIKFENSLKICYKQTQRENLYQKYYDTKECQELINKLKKIEED from the coding sequence ATGAAAGATCTTGAACGAACAAATTATCTAATCGATTTATATGAAATATATAGTTCATTATTAACCCCAAAACAAATTACCTACTTTAAATTGTATTTCTTTGAAGATTATTCATTAAGTGAAATTTCCGAAATGCAAGTTGTTTCGCGGAATGCTGTTTATGATTCGCTTTTAAAGATTAGCAAGACATTAATAAAATTTGAAAATAGTTTAAAAATATGTTATAAACAAACACAACGCGAAAATTTATACCAAAAATATTATGATACTAAAGAATGCCAGGAACTAATTAACAAATTAAAAAAAATTGAAGAAGATTAG
- a CDS encoding TIGR00282 family metallophosphoesterase — translation MKILMIGDIYAKAGRKALEEYLPFIMKKYQIQFVVANGENTSHGKSILRKHYEELKALQVDVITSGNHIFKNPEVPKYIEEVDDLLKPLNMNPYTPGSGTVVKKVGNKTIRVTNLIGRSFMDPADNPHYALEKIVAEDNSDLHLVDFHAEASAEKLALAWNFDGKITCLVGTHTHVQTTDNRILPNGTAYITDLGMCGSYNSIIGANPEEVILKEKTGLPSRFQPAEDLDNLIFSGIILETDNVDNSVIKIDRILITPDNQDKYR, via the coding sequence ATGAAAATTTTAATGATTGGTGATATTTATGCAAAGGCAGGAAGAAAAGCGCTTGAAGAGTATTTACCTTTCATTATGAAAAAATATCAAATTCAATTTGTGGTCGCGAATGGTGAAAATACTAGTCATGGTAAATCAATCTTACGAAAGCATTATGAAGAATTAAAAGCATTGCAGGTTGATGTTATTACTTCCGGAAACCATATTTTTAAAAATCCCGAAGTCCCAAAATATATTGAAGAGGTTGATGATTTATTAAAACCACTAAATATGAATCCCTATACTCCTGGTTCAGGAACCGTTGTAAAAAAAGTTGGCAATAAAACCATCCGTGTTACTAATTTAATTGGTCGTAGTTTTATGGATCCTGCTGATAATCCACATTATGCATTGGAAAAAATTGTGGCTGAAGATAATAGTGATTTGCATTTAGTTGATTTTCATGCGGAAGCAAGCGCTGAGAAATTAGCCTTAGCTTGAAATTTTGATGGCAAAATTACTTGTTTAGTGGGAACGCATACACATGTTCAAACAACAGATAATCGTATTTTACCAAATGGTACTGCATATATTACTGATTTAGGAATGTGTGGTAGTTATAATTCAATTATTGGGGCTAATCCCGAAGAAGTTATTTTAAAAGAAAAAACTGGCTTACCAAGTCGTTTTCAACCCGCGGAAGATTTAGATAATTTAATTTTTTCAGGAATTATTTTGGAAACTGATAATGTTGATAATTCCGTGATTAAAATTGACCGAATTTTAATTACCCCTGATAATCAAGATAAATATAGATAG
- a CDS encoding serine aminopeptidase domain-containing protein, whose translation MSQLITIKMTIGIVFGILGFALLCYFISRFYKLFSKRVRVNEVQLPELIDNKYFISADQYQFSVLGEINKNDWEIILGIHDIYGNKNDFASLVNNKNLNSEISFLSFNQRNIGDNDYYQTKNIGILINDVLMAIEVIKNKYENQTITLLLEGYSCGLVNYLLRKTKHITKIILVNPITNKKTMRFSFFSKISIFFSFLFYLNKTLNINIDYHYFTNNQEYIVKMKANPQQYFLNQILQVKQINKRIIKKINNLQVKTLLLQSNGNKFYFPKRLAKITNPYVEITNLDNDNHFIFIDNLDEKIINSMNDFVQN comes from the coding sequence ATGAGTCAATTAATTACAATTAAAATGACAATTGGAATTGTGTTTGGAATTTTAGGATTTGCTCTATTATGTTATTTTATTAGTCGCTTTTATAAATTATTTTCCAAACGGGTGAGGGTAAATGAAGTACAGTTACCGGAACTAATTGATAATAAATATTTCATTAGTGCTGATCAATATCAATTCTCTGTGTTAGGGGAAATTAATAAAAATGACTGGGAAATTATCTTAGGAATCCATGACATTTATGGTAACAAAAATGATTTTGCTAGCTTAGTTAATAATAAGAATTTAAATTCTGAAATTTCATTTCTTAGTTTTAACCAGCGAAATATTGGCGATAATGATTACTACCAAACAAAGAATATCGGAATTTTAATAAATGATGTTTTAATGGCAATTGAAGTTATTAAAAATAAATATGAAAACCAAACAATTACCTTATTATTAGAAGGTTATAGTTGTGGTTTAGTTAATTACCTTTTACGAAAAACAAAACATATTACCAAAATAATTTTAGTTAATCCAATTACCAATAAAAAAACGATGCGCTTTTCTTTTTTTAGTAAAATTAGTATTTTCTTTAGTTTTTTATTTTATTTAAACAAAACTTTAAATATTAATATTGATTATCATTATTTTACTAATAACCAAGAGTATATTGTGAAGATGAAAGCCAACCCCCAACAATATTTTTTAAACCAAATTTTGCAAGTTAAACAAATTAATAAAAGAATTATCAAGAAAATAAATAACTTACAGGTTAAAACCTTATTATTGCAAAGTAATGGTAATAAATTTTATTTTCCCAAACGGTTGGCGAAAATTACCAACCCCTATGTTGAAATAACTAACCTTGATAATGATAACCATTTTATTTTTATTGATAATCTTGATGAGAAAATAATTAATTCAATGAATGACTTTGTGCAAAATTAA
- the metK gene encoding methionine adenosyltransferase: MVLQEKILFTSESVSEGHPDKICDQISDAILDACLTQDPNSRVACECFITTNRLIIGGEITTKAIVNYEQIARNVLKAIGYDDEEWGINWETCQIEILINTQSPDIAMGVNKNGAGDQGIMFGYATNESDNYMPLAISIAHDLVKRASSLRKQGLFSQARPDMKSQVTLDLTNQKKILVDTVLMSIQHHHNIDENAFKKYIKNEIMIPVIKKYSLNDDFKILINPTGRFVIGGPKCDTGLTGRKIIVDTYGGYARHGGGAFSGKDGTKVDRSGAYMARYVAKNVVGAGLADRCEIQLSYAIGIAEPISIYIDTFGTNRIPNNVILKAVEEVFDFSPTAMIKNLELQKPIFQQTATYGHFGRPSHELPWERLDKIYLLTKYIILP; encoded by the coding sequence ATGGTATTACAAGAAAAGATATTATTTACATCAGAGTCGGTTTCGGAAGGCCATCCGGATAAAATTTGTGATCAAATTTCGGATGCAATTTTGGATGCTTGTTTAACTCAAGATCCAAATTCACGGGTAGCTTGTGAGTGTTTTATTACAACAAATCGTTTAATCATTGGAGGAGAAATTACGACCAAAGCAATTGTTAATTATGAACAAATTGCTCGTAACGTTTTAAAAGCAATTGGTTATGATGATGAAGAATGGGGAATTAACTGAGAAACTTGTCAAATTGAAATTTTAATTAATACGCAATCACCAGATATTGCAATGGGAGTTAATAAAAATGGGGCTGGTGACCAAGGAATTATGTTTGGTTATGCTACAAATGAATCAGATAATTACATGCCCTTAGCAATTTCAATTGCTCATGACTTGGTCAAAAGAGCTAGCTCATTACGCAAACAAGGTTTATTTTCCCAAGCTCGTCCGGATATGAAATCACAAGTCACGTTAGATCTTACTAATCAAAAAAAAATTTTAGTTGATACAGTTCTAATGTCGATTCAACATCATCATAATATTGATGAAAATGCGTTTAAAAAATATATTAAAAATGAAATTATGATTCCGGTTATTAAAAAATATAGCTTAAATGATGATTTTAAAATTTTAATTAACCCAACCGGTCGTTTTGTAATTGGAGGGCCAAAGTGTGATACGGGACTAACAGGACGAAAAATTATTGTTGATACTTATGGGGGTTATGCCCGTCATGGTGGTGGTGCTTTTTCAGGGAAAGATGGTACTAAAGTTGATCGCAGTGGGGCCTATATGGCACGCTATGTTGCCAAGAACGTTGTTGGGGCTGGATTAGCTGACCGCTGTGAAATTCAGTTATCTTATGCAATTGGAATTGCAGAACCAATTTCAATTTATATTGATACATTTGGTACTAATCGCATTCCTAATAATGTTATTTTAAAAGCAGTTGAGGAAGTGTTTGACTTTTCTCCAACGGCAATGATTAAAAATCTTGAACTACAAAAACCAATCTTTCAGCAGACAGCTACTTATGGTCATTTTGGACGTCCTAGTCATGAGTTACCATGGGAAAGATTAGACAAAATTTATTTATTAACAAAATATATTATTTTGCCCTAG
- a CDS encoding Cof-type HAD-IIB family hydrolase, translated as MAYKLIALDLDGTTVKRKNKISKQNVKTIKWALQNDIKIIIATGRSIKAIKTVADKLGVINYDLPVIGFNGGVIYDFLNNRIIKQNSFLTAEVQDVFRIANKNKVQLWAYSVKDDDLAYVNTNRGLMVKWMSWHTKRKRVLYNKVANFNDEVFKFVVSGNRPNVLAFKEEILAKYQFNIFDWSYVSKSKLNLEVSPLNTDKKDAVEYIAKMYDIKQEEVIAMGDGSNDREMLKWAGLGIAMGNAKQDIKNIANEVTHHHKKSGVAKAIKKHLNNK; from the coding sequence ATGGCATATAAATTAATTGCACTGGATTTAGATGGCACAACTGTCAAACGAAAAAATAAAATTTCAAAGCAAAATGTTAAAACAATTAAATGGGCATTACAAAATGATATTAAGATTATTATTGCAACTGGTAGAAGTATTAAAGCAATTAAAACAGTAGCTGATAAATTAGGAGTAATCAATTATGACTTGCCAGTAATTGGTTTTAATGGTGGAGTTATTTATGATTTTTTAAATAATCGAATAATAAAACAAAATTCTTTTTTAACTGCTGAAGTTCAGGATGTTTTTAGAATTGCTAATAAAAATAAGGTACAACTATGAGCATATTCAGTTAAAGATGATGATTTAGCATATGTCAACACTAACCGGGGATTAATGGTTAAATGAATGAGTTGGCATACAAAACGTAAGCGCGTGTTATATAATAAAGTAGCAAATTTTAATGATGAAGTCTTTAAATTCGTTGTAAGTGGTAACCGACCAAATGTTCTTGCTTTTAAAGAAGAAATTTTAGCAAAGTATCAATTTAATATTTTTGACTGGTCTTATGTCTCTAAATCAAAATTAAATCTTGAAGTTTCCCCTTTAAATACCGATAAAAAAGATGCGGTGGAATATATTGCAAAAATGTATGATATTAAGCAGGAAGAAGTTATTGCAATGGGGGACGGTTCAAATGATCGCGAAATGTTAAAATGAGCAGGGTTAGGAATTGCCATGGGGAATGCTAAACAAGATATTAAAAATATTGCCAATGAAGTTACTCATCATCATAAAAAATCCGGAGTAGCAAAAGCAATTAAAAAACACCTTAATAATAAATAA
- a CDS encoding TSUP family transporter: protein MQKKILYWSLLSIPIILIIFLITLYFTNIWQPTLTSTIICLVLLCFVGIFVYYLITKSYRCYGQAEKNVGEFDNNIKQRIWKLGIIGFIADFFDTIGIGSFAISIVLLKLTKQIKNDKKILGTLNIGHAVPTCLEAIIFISLIKVEWLTLVFLIAAASIGSYLGAMFANKIKLGWAQIFISIVLIIISIIILLGQKQVGVMPSSGNADSLQIWWKYLVGAVVFFILGALMSLGVGIYAPAMAVTYLLGLSAICAFPIMMGSAAFLMPIGALRFIKDQNYEIKPSLAFTIGGSFGVICAYLIVFIGIQKGLGLNKDNFVNILTWLIIVVIWYTAGMMIYEYVKNKKQASKQEQT, encoded by the coding sequence ATGCAGAAAAAAATCCTTTATTGAAGTTTACTAAGCATTCCGATTATTTTGATTATTTTTTTAATCACGCTATATTTTACAAACATCTGACAACCAACATTAACATCTACTATAATATGTTTAGTATTATTATGTTTTGTCGGAATTTTTGTATATTATTTAATTACGAAAAGTTATCGGTGCTACGGCCAGGCAGAAAAAAACGTTGGCGAGTTTGATAATAATATTAAGCAGCGAATATGAAAATTAGGGATTATTGGGTTCATTGCTGATTTCTTTGATACTATTGGTATTGGTTCATTTGCAATTAGTATTGTTTTATTAAAATTAACTAAACAAATAAAAAATGATAAAAAAATCTTAGGGACTTTAAATATTGGTCACGCGGTTCCCACTTGTTTAGAAGCAATTATTTTTATTTCCCTGATAAAAGTTGAGTGACTAACCCTAGTTTTTTTAATTGCGGCAGCTTCAATTGGATCATACTTAGGGGCAATGTTTGCTAATAAAATAAAATTAGGTTGGGCCCAAATTTTTATTAGTATTGTATTGATTATTATCTCAATTATTATTTTATTAGGTCAAAAACAAGTTGGTGTCATGCCAAGTTCTGGGAATGCTGATTCCTTACAAATATGATGGAAATATTTGGTGGGAGCGGTTGTGTTCTTCATCTTAGGAGCCTTAATGTCCTTAGGAGTTGGGATTTATGCTCCTGCAATGGCTGTTACTTACTTATTAGGATTAAGCGCTATTTGTGCATTTCCTATTATGATGGGTTCAGCTGCCTTTCTAATGCCAATCGGGGCCTTACGTTTTATTAAAGATCAAAATTATGAAATTAAACCATCATTAGCTTTTACAATTGGTGGTTCATTTGGAGTTATTTGTGCATATTTAATTGTTTTTATTGGTATTCAAAAAGGGTTAGGTCTTAATAAAGATAACTTTGTGAATATTCTAACTTGGTTAATCATTGTGGTAATTTGATACACCGCAGGAATGATGATTTATGAATATGTTAAAAATAAAAAGCAAGCAAGTAAACAAGAACAAACATAA
- a CDS encoding helix-turn-helix domain-containing protein, with amino-acid sequence MKIGEKIKLLRQKNNLTIEELANRCELTKGFISQIERNISSPSIETLESILEVLGTNLGDFFKQEKNRKFVYGVEDRYEVEQDNYRIEWLIPNAQANELEPILIQIKPYSESQKLLPFEGEIFGYVLSGEVSVYSGTKFQKAYEKDSFYLYGNNQHYLKNNSNKIAEVLWISTPPVF; translated from the coding sequence ATGAAAATTGGTGAAAAAATTAAATTATTACGTCAAAAAAATAATTTAACCATTGAAGAGTTAGCTAATCGTTGTGAGTTAACAAAAGGGTTTATTAGCCAAATTGAACGGAATATTTCCTCCCCAAGTATTGAAACTTTAGAAAGTATTTTAGAGGTTTTAGGCACCAATTTAGGCGATTTTTTTAAGCAGGAAAAGAATCGAAAGTTTGTGTATGGTGTCGAAGACCGCTATGAAGTTGAGCAAGATAATTATCGTATTGAATGGTTAATTCCAAATGCGCAAGCAAATGAGTTAGAACCAATTTTAATTCAAATTAAACCGTATAGTGAATCCCAGAAGTTATTACCCTTTGAAGGTGAGATCTTTGGTTATGTCTTGTCCGGGGAAGTTAGTGTCTATAGTGGAACAAAATTTCAAAAAGCTTATGAAAAAGATAGTTTTTATTTGTATGGTAATAATCAACATTATTTAAAAAATAATAGTAATAAAATTGCGGAAGTGCTGTGAATTTCAACTCCGCCCGTATTTTAA
- the potA gene encoding spermidine/putrescine ABC transporter ATP-binding protein yields MEKNILELRNISKQYDGKVILKGISVNIKEGEFVTLLGPSGCGKTTTLRLIGGFEKPDSGEMLFEGKNWLKVAANKREVNTVFQNYALFPHMNVFDNIAYGLKIKKKKFDFIKREVCRFLRLVGLDGFADARIESLSGGQKQRVALARALINRPRILLLDEPMSALDVKLRKKMQSELKALQEEIGITFILVTHDQEEALTLSDRIIVMNKGAIQQVGTPSKIYNEPENLWTAQFIGDSNIISDAIFVKDYLVKIDGKNFSCLDRGFGENEDRIDIIIRPEDIDIVAKGDGYFNGTVESLNFKGVHWEIVVATKHRKYLIHTTDHVEEESEVAVKWNPEDIHVMWKEIDD; encoded by the coding sequence TTGGAAAAAAATATTTTAGAATTACGTAATATTTCTAAACAATATGATGGAAAGGTTATTTTAAAAGGAATTAGTGTCAATATTAAAGAAGGTGAGTTTGTAACTTTATTAGGACCTTCTGGGTGTGGTAAAACAACAACTTTACGCTTAATTGGTGGTTTTGAAAAACCAGATAGTGGCGAAATGCTCTTTGAAGGGAAAAACTGATTAAAAGTTGCTGCAAACAAGCGGGAAGTTAATACTGTTTTTCAAAATTATGCGTTATTTCCCCATATGAATGTCTTTGATAATATTGCGTATGGTTTAAAAATTAAAAAGAAAAAATTTGATTTTATTAAGCGGGAAGTTTGTCGCTTTTTGCGTTTAGTGGGTTTAGATGGCTTTGCAGATGCCCGGATTGAATCATTATCTGGGGGACAAAAACAACGAGTAGCACTAGCCCGCGCTTTAATTAATCGTCCCCGAATTTTATTGCTAGATGAACCAATGTCAGCGTTAGATGTTAAACTTCGGAAAAAAATGCAAAGTGAATTAAAAGCTTTGCAAGAAGAAATTGGGATTACTTTTATTTTAGTAACCCATGATCAAGAAGAGGCCTTAACATTATCTGACCGGATTATTGTAATGAATAAGGGGGCAATTCAACAAGTAGGAACTCCGAGTAAAATTTATAATGAACCGGAAAACTTGTGAACAGCGCAATTTATTGGTGATTCCAATATTATTTCAGATGCCATTTTTGTTAAGGATTATTTAGTTAAAATTGATGGCAAAAATTTTTCGTGTTTAGACCGGGGATTTGGGGAAAATGAAGATCGGATTGATATTATTATTCGCCCCGAAGATATTGATATTGTGGCAAAGGGGGACGGTTATTTTAATGGGACAGTGGAGTCGTTAAATTTTAAGGGAGTCCATTGAGAAATTGTGGTGGCAACTAAACATCGAAAATATTTAATTCATACTACCGACCATGTTGAAGAAGAAAGCGAAGTTGCGGTAAAGTGAAATCCCGAAGATATTCATGTCATGTGAAAAGAAATTGATGATTAG
- the potB gene encoding spermidine/putrescine ABC transporter permease: MKKNLDKKEFKFWIKTKKWFKKTKSKLRSFFQTLSAWCKTRYHNIIYNTQKTKWFQRGINLLIWPYIILMILLIVVPLLIILLYSFIQPTGNSLVFEFNFANFAAFFSQQAFVVSLFLSLGYALIAAIIAIIIAYPVAYVMAFCKSKLLSKNIWILVTLPIWINMLLKIIGLKTLFHMIAPGLLGTPVSIVIGMVYAFIPFVILPIYNSLDKIDHSLIEASRDLGANGFTTFWKVIFRQSIPGVITGGTLLLVQAATSLLIVKFMGNGQISMIVEVIKSYFFKGGNFGLGAAISVVLAVIVFIIIIVSNWMSKVFETKRGKRNEKLS; the protein is encoded by the coding sequence ATGAAAAAAAATCTAGATAAAAAAGAATTCAAATTCTGAATTAAAACTAAAAAATGATTTAAAAAAACTAAATCAAAACTTCGTTCTTTCTTTCAAACATTATCCGCGTGATGTAAAACTCGCTACCATAACATTATTTATAATACCCAAAAAACTAAGTGATTCCAACGAGGAATTAACCTATTAATCTGACCATACATTATTTTAATGATTTTATTAATTGTAGTTCCACTGTTAATTATTTTATTGTATTCGTTTATTCAACCAACAGGAAACAGCTTAGTTTTTGAATTTAATTTTGCTAACTTTGCGGCCTTCTTTTCCCAACAAGCCTTTGTGGTGTCCTTATTTTTATCATTAGGTTATGCTTTAATTGCCGCAATTATTGCAATTATTATTGCTTATCCAGTTGCCTATGTCATGGCTTTTTGTAAATCAAAATTATTATCTAAAAATATTTGAATTTTAGTAACTTTACCAATTTGAATTAACATGTTACTAAAAATTATTGGGTTGAAAACATTATTCCATATGATTGCCCCGGGGCTGTTAGGAACTCCGGTTTCCATTGTTATTGGGATGGTCTATGCTTTTATTCCCTTTGTGATCTTACCGATTTATAATAGTTTGGATAAAATTGATCATTCCTTAATTGAAGCATCACGTGATTTAGGAGCAAATGGTTTTACGACCTTTTGAAAAGTCATTTTTCGCCAGTCAATTCCGGGAGTTATTACTGGGGGAACTTTATTATTAGTGCAAGCAGCAACTTCGCTGTTAATCGTAAAATTTATGGGAAATGGTCAAATTAGTATGATTGTTGAAGTTATTAAATCCTACTTTTTTAAAGGAGGTAACTTTGGGTTAGGGGCTGCCATCTCGGTAGTATTAGCTGTGATTGTCTTTATCATTATTATTGTTTCAAATTGAATGTCAAAAGTATTTGAAACTAAAAGGGGGAAACGAAATGAGAAACTTTCTTAA